In a single window of the Mesorhizobium shangrilense genome:
- a CDS encoding ABC transporter permease, translating to MNKKDLGLLVLILVVGVGVYLRNPLFLSPNNLANTANLIGLFGLFSIAQGFVIITGGIELSVGSMIALLGVLFVDMVGRLGVPWPIAAAIVMALGLLLGLAHGLLITKLRMQPFVVTLCGLLIYRGASRGYTADATAGFPFGSTYPGLDFFVARPWGIPTSIFVLAAVAVISWIVLHRSVFGRYLYAVGKNEEAAKFSGIRTTVVITAAYVICAGLTAIAAIFFAMYTRSVSPSSHANFYELYAIAAAVLGGFSLRGGEGSIIGVILGTILLQILQNLVNLLGIPSSLNFAVMGTVILVGVLVDQQWGYFRERRRTMEAARLTPERQPAE from the coding sequence GTGAACAAGAAGGACCTCGGGCTGCTCGTCCTCATCCTCGTGGTCGGGGTCGGCGTCTACCTGCGCAACCCGCTGTTCCTGTCGCCCAACAACCTCGCAAACACGGCCAACCTGATCGGGCTGTTCGGGCTGTTCTCCATCGCGCAGGGCTTCGTCATCATAACCGGAGGCATCGAGCTTTCGGTCGGTTCGATGATCGCGCTGCTCGGCGTGCTGTTCGTGGACATGGTGGGGCGGCTGGGCGTGCCCTGGCCGATCGCGGCGGCCATCGTGATGGCGCTGGGCCTGCTGCTCGGGCTGGCGCACGGCCTCCTGATCACCAAGCTCAGAATGCAGCCCTTCGTCGTGACGCTGTGCGGCCTGCTGATCTACCGCGGCGCATCGCGCGGCTATACGGCCGACGCAACCGCCGGCTTTCCGTTCGGCAGCACCTATCCGGGCCTCGACTTCTTCGTGGCGCGCCCCTGGGGCATCCCGACTTCGATCTTCGTGCTGGCGGCCGTGGCCGTCATTTCGTGGATAGTGCTGCACCGCTCGGTGTTCGGGCGATACCTCTACGCCGTCGGCAAGAACGAGGAGGCGGCGAAATTCTCCGGCATCCGAACGACCGTGGTCATCACTGCGGCCTATGTGATCTGCGCCGGGCTGACGGCGATCGCGGCGATCTTCTTCGCCATGTACACGCGCTCTGTGTCGCCGTCCTCGCACGCCAATTTCTACGAGCTTTACGCCATCGCGGCTGCGGTGCTCGGCGGCTTCTCCCTACGCGGCGGCGAAGGATCGATCATCGGGGTTATCCTCGGCACGATCCTGCTCCAGATCCTGCAGAACCTAGTCAACCTGCTCGGCATCCCGTCGTCGCTGAACTTCGCGGTGATGGGCACCGTCATCCTGGTGGGTGTGCTGGTCGACCAGCAATGGGGATACTTCCGGGAGCGGCGGCGCACGATGGAGGCGGCGCGGCTCACACCGGAGCGTCAACCGGCCGAATAG
- a CDS encoding DUF1499 domain-containing protein has translation MALGAGLTTGLRTTRIERPMSPGALWSRRLGAFSFVLLVTVAVGHRFGFVATADLFNLSVVVMAIAACGLVAGLIAHRRYWYWGDRGGRHIFWGIFWSLATLVPFLVIGYWYVTYPRLTDISTDLESPPAMAEAAGLRGAGMNPIVAPTPESIILQAESYPLIEGRRYELPVDRVHAAVDVILAGRGWQVTASRDSVGMPFETSIEAVARSPLLGFPADVAIRLTDEGPSTFVDMRSVSRYGRHDLGENAARIVNFLSELDAAMSSQVGVVPAGQAEEAETPSGEEEGLAPDVDVPAPQPRPDD, from the coding sequence ATGGCCCTTGGCGCCGGACTGACGACAGGATTGAGGACGACGAGGATCGAGCGGCCGATGTCGCCGGGCGCCTTGTGGTCACGGCGGCTCGGCGCATTCTCATTTGTCCTGCTGGTCACCGTCGCCGTGGGACATCGCTTCGGCTTCGTCGCGACGGCCGATCTGTTCAACCTCTCCGTCGTGGTGATGGCGATTGCGGCGTGCGGGCTCGTCGCCGGCCTGATCGCCCATCGGCGCTACTGGTACTGGGGAGATCGCGGCGGTCGCCACATCTTCTGGGGCATCTTCTGGTCGCTGGCGACGCTCGTTCCGTTTCTTGTCATCGGCTACTGGTATGTCACCTATCCCAGGCTGACGGACATCTCGACGGACCTCGAATCGCCGCCGGCGATGGCCGAGGCCGCGGGCCTGCGCGGAGCGGGGATGAACCCGATCGTCGCTCCGACGCCGGAGAGCATCATCCTGCAGGCGGAAAGCTATCCGCTCATCGAGGGACGTCGCTACGAGCTGCCCGTCGATCGCGTGCATGCCGCGGTGGACGTCATTTTGGCCGGCCGCGGCTGGCAGGTCACGGCGAGCCGGGACAGCGTCGGCATGCCCTTCGAGACGAGCATCGAGGCGGTGGCTCGTTCGCCCCTCCTGGGATTTCCTGCCGACGTTGCGATCCGGCTCACGGACGAGGGGCCGTCGACCTTCGTCGACATGCGCTCCGTCTCCCGCTACGGCCGCCACGACCTCGGTGAGAACGCTGCGCGCATCGTCAACTTCCTGAGCGAACTCGACGCGGCGATGTCGTCGCAGGTTGGGGTCGTGCCCGCCGGCCAGGCGGAGGAGGCGGAGACGCCCTCCGGCGAGGAGGAGGGCCTGGCCCCGGATGTCGACGTGCCCGCGCCCCAGCCGCGGCCCGACGACTGA
- a CDS encoding fatty-acid--CoA ligase, which translates to MLGLMQEWPLLCHKILDNAARQHGNREIVSRSIEGPIVRTTYTELRRRSLQVAQRLEREGFKLGDRIATLGWNTARHLEAWYGTMGIGAVYHTLNPRLFPDQIAWIMNHAEDRALFVDLTFMPIVEKIAPLVPSLKKIVVLTDAAHMPATALPNVAAYEEWLAEADGDFSWKSFDENTAAGMCYTSGTTGEPKGVLYSHRSNVLHAMIACMPDAMGISSRDVILPVVPMFHANAWGLGQSAPMIGAKMVMPGGKMDGASIYELLDSEKVTFSAAVPTVWLMLLQHLEETGKKLPHLRKVVIGGSACPRVITQKFQDNYDVEVIHAWGMTEMSPLGTLGTMKPEFEGLAGEGRLKLQEKQGFAPFGVEMKVTDDANAERPWDGKTFGRLKVRGPAIARAYYGGAGKEQFDEDGWFDTGDVAHIDEHGYMQITDRAKDVIKSGGEWISTIDLENIAVGHPDVAEAAAIGVAHARWDERPLLVVVRKPGKEVDKEELLSFMTGKVAKWWMPDDIAFVDEIPHTATGKIQKTVLRERFKGYRLPTE; encoded by the coding sequence ATGCTTGGCTTGATGCAGGAATGGCCGCTTCTGTGCCACAAGATCCTCGACAATGCAGCGCGCCAGCACGGCAATCGCGAGATCGTCTCGCGCTCCATCGAAGGCCCCATCGTCCGGACGACCTACACGGAGCTGAGGAGGCGTTCGCTGCAGGTGGCGCAACGGCTCGAACGCGAGGGCTTCAAGCTCGGCGACCGTATCGCGACACTCGGCTGGAACACCGCGCGGCATCTTGAGGCCTGGTACGGCACGATGGGCATCGGCGCCGTCTACCACACGCTGAATCCGCGCTTGTTCCCGGACCAGATCGCCTGGATCATGAACCATGCCGAAGACCGAGCGCTCTTTGTCGATCTCACTTTCATGCCGATCGTCGAGAAGATCGCGCCGCTGGTTCCCTCGCTGAAGAAGATCGTCGTGCTGACCGATGCCGCGCACATGCCTGCGACGGCGCTGCCGAACGTCGCCGCCTATGAGGAGTGGCTGGCCGAGGCGGACGGCGACTTCTCCTGGAAGAGCTTCGACGAGAACACCGCAGCCGGCATGTGCTACACGTCGGGCACCACGGGAGAGCCCAAGGGCGTGCTCTACAGCCACCGCTCGAACGTGCTCCACGCGATGATCGCCTGCATGCCCGACGCGATGGGCATTTCCTCGCGTGACGTCATCCTGCCGGTCGTGCCGATGTTCCATGCAAACGCCTGGGGCCTCGGCCAGAGCGCGCCGATGATCGGCGCCAAGATGGTCATGCCCGGCGGCAAGATGGACGGCGCGTCGATCTACGAATTGCTCGATTCGGAAAAGGTCACTTTCTCGGCTGCCGTGCCGACCGTCTGGCTGATGCTGCTGCAGCATCTGGAGGAGACCGGCAAGAAGCTTCCACACCTCAGGAAGGTGGTCATCGGCGGATCGGCCTGTCCGCGCGTCATCACCCAGAAATTCCAGGACAACTATGACGTCGAGGTCATCCACGCGTGGGGGATGACCGAAATGTCTCCCCTCGGAACGCTGGGCACCATGAAGCCGGAGTTCGAGGGGCTCGCCGGCGAGGGGCGGCTCAAACTGCAGGAGAAGCAGGGTTTTGCGCCGTTCGGCGTGGAGATGAAGGTGACGGACGACGCGAATGCCGAGCGTCCGTGGGACGGCAAGACGTTCGGCCGGCTCAAGGTGCGGGGCCCTGCCATCGCCCGGGCGTATTATGGCGGCGCCGGCAAGGAGCAGTTCGACGAGGACGGCTGGTTCGACACGGGTGACGTCGCCCATATCGACGAGCACGGCTACATGCAGATCACCGACCGCGCCAAGGACGTCATCAAGTCGGGCGGCGAGTGGATCTCCACGATCGATCTCGAGAACATCGCAGTCGGCCACCCGGACGTTGCGGAGGCCGCCGCCATCGGCGTCGCGCATGCCAGGTGGGACGAGCGGCCACTGCTCGTCGTCGTGCGCAAGCCCGGCAAGGAGGTCGACAAGGAGGAGCTGCTCTCCTTCATGACCGGCAAGGTGGCCAAGTGGTGGATGCCCGACGACATCGCCTTCGTCGATGAGATCCCGCATACCGCCACTGGAAAGATTCAGAAAACGGTGTTGCGGGAGCGCTTCAAGGGGTATCGCTTGCCGACGGAATAG
- a CDS encoding aminotransferase, translating into MNTQPPLSNLQTRDVEALLHPYTPLHRLRTDGPTVIERGKGVFVYDTQGRGYIEGMSGLWCAGLGFGDEELVEAAVEQLRTLPYYHLFGAKGMEPAIELAEKLKEIAPVPISKVFFTSSGSEANDTQVKLAWYINNARGKPNKKKIISRMKAYHGVTVMAASLTGLPGNHNGWDLPVDRVVHAECPHFYRFGKDGETEDEFVARLAQSLRELIEREGPDTIAAMIAEPVMGAGGVIVPPKGYFPAIQAVLDEHDIMLIDDEVINGFGRTGNWWGCQTFGMTPKTISTAKQLTSAYAPLGAVMVPEDVYQACVDQSAALGSFGHGFTYGGHPLGCALGVKAIEIYQKRDIVGHVRKIAPAFEARMRKVAEHPMVGETRFVGLVGGVELVADKKTRRPFDPKSSVGAQLARSAERHGAILRALGDTIAFCPPMIISEAELNELFDRFEKALADTEAWVAKEGVAKAA; encoded by the coding sequence ATGAACACGCAACCACCCCTGAGCAACCTTCAGACGCGCGACGTCGAGGCACTGCTCCATCCATACACCCCCCTGCACCGGCTGCGCACGGACGGGCCGACCGTCATCGAACGCGGCAAGGGCGTGTTCGTCTACGACACACAGGGACGCGGCTACATCGAAGGCATGTCGGGGCTGTGGTGCGCGGGCCTTGGCTTCGGCGACGAGGAACTGGTCGAGGCTGCCGTGGAGCAGTTGCGCACCCTGCCCTACTACCATCTGTTCGGCGCCAAGGGCATGGAGCCGGCAATCGAACTCGCCGAAAAATTGAAGGAGATCGCCCCGGTGCCGATCTCCAAGGTGTTCTTCACCTCGTCCGGCTCGGAGGCCAACGATACGCAGGTCAAGCTCGCCTGGTACATCAACAATGCGCGCGGCAAGCCCAACAAGAAGAAGATCATCTCGCGCATGAAGGCCTACCACGGCGTGACGGTGATGGCGGCGTCGCTGACCGGCCTGCCCGGCAACCATAATGGCTGGGACCTGCCCGTGGATCGCGTCGTGCATGCGGAGTGCCCGCATTTCTACCGCTTCGGCAAGGACGGCGAGACCGAGGACGAGTTCGTCGCGCGGCTGGCGCAGTCGTTGCGCGAGCTGATCGAGCGCGAGGGACCGGACACGATTGCGGCCATGATCGCGGAGCCCGTGATGGGCGCCGGCGGCGTCATCGTGCCGCCGAAGGGCTATTTCCCCGCCATCCAGGCGGTGCTCGACGAGCACGACATCATGCTGATCGATGACGAGGTCATCAACGGCTTCGGCCGCACTGGCAACTGGTGGGGCTGCCAGACCTTCGGGATGACGCCGAAGACGATCTCGACGGCCAAGCAGCTCACCTCCGCCTATGCGCCGCTGGGGGCGGTGATGGTGCCGGAAGACGTCTACCAGGCCTGCGTCGACCAGTCGGCCGCGCTCGGCAGCTTCGGCCACGGCTTCACCTATGGCGGCCATCCGCTCGGCTGCGCGCTGGGCGTCAAGGCGATCGAGATCTACCAGAAGCGCGACATCGTCGGCCATGTGCGCAAGATCGCGCCCGCCTTCGAAGCGCGCATGAGAAAGGTGGCCGAACATCCGATGGTCGGCGAGACGCGCTTCGTCGGGCTGGTGGGAGGCGTCGAGCTGGTCGCCGACAAGAAGACCAGGCGGCCCTTCGATCCGAAGTCCAGCGTCGGCGCGCAACTCGCCCGCTCCGCCGAGCGCCATGGCGCGATCCTGCGCGCGCTGGGCGACACGATCGCCTTCTGCCCGCCGATGATCATCTCGGAAGCCGAGCTCAACGAGTTGTTCGACCGATTTGAGAAGGCGCTGGCCGACACGGAAGCCTGGGTGGCGAAGGAGGGCGTGGCGAAAGCCGCCTGA
- a CDS encoding DUF427 domain-containing protein encodes MNFAVNPSPGFRDHPEHRISVEPFDGVVVVSFGDAIIASSDRALLLQESRHQPVYYVPFEDVYFEFLHRTETRTHCPFKGDASYWGVSASGEAMEDVMWAYQAPYDEMMAIKDFAAFYPDKVRIEATPTGGRTRDI; translated from the coding sequence ATGAACTTCGCAGTGAACCCGTCACCCGGCTTCAGGGACCATCCCGAGCACAGGATCAGCGTGGAGCCGTTCGACGGTGTCGTCGTCGTCAGCTTCGGCGACGCGATCATTGCCTCGTCCGATCGCGCTCTCCTGCTGCAGGAGAGCAGGCACCAACCGGTCTATTATGTCCCGTTCGAGGACGTCTATTTCGAGTTCCTCCATCGAACCGAGACCAGGACGCACTGCCCGTTCAAGGGCGATGCCTCCTATTGGGGCGTGTCGGCTTCGGGTGAGGCGATGGAAGACGTCATGTGGGCCTACCAGGCTCCCTATGACGAGATGATGGCGATCAAGGACTTCGCCGCCTTCTATCCCGACAAGGTCCGCATCGAGGCGACGCCCACCGGCGGCAGGACGCGGGATATTTGA
- a CDS encoding GSU2403 family nucleotidyltransferase fold protein has product MSKRLDIAYTTLIAELLERALDAQFDMEFDEAGAFIKVTAKGRDYWYYKPSLRNGRVDKRQYVGPAEDEQISKRVENFRTLKNNFQARRKIVSTLVREACLFSPEQRVGDLVEAFWKAGVFRLRACLIGTVAYQTYGAVLGYRLGGTAMQTGDIDLAQFHSISVAVEDSIPPVLDVLQAVDESFHAVPALNDNLGATRFEGKGGLRVEFLTPNRGGDEFAGKPARMPSLGGAAAEPLRFLDFLIHEPVRTVMLHKGGIPVLVPDPCRYAVHKLIVSARRKPGSGKELKDLGQADELVKALTETGRRDDLFAAFEEALARGHAWREAIETSLTRMKAVNLSITPEIFGAT; this is encoded by the coding sequence ATGTCCAAGCGCCTCGACATCGCCTACACGACCTTAATTGCGGAACTGCTTGAGAGGGCACTGGACGCGCAATTCGACATGGAGTTCGATGAGGCCGGCGCCTTCATCAAGGTCACCGCAAAGGGCAGAGATTATTGGTACTACAAGCCTTCCTTGCGAAACGGGCGAGTGGACAAGCGGCAATATGTCGGACCTGCCGAAGACGAGCAGATCTCCAAGCGCGTCGAGAATTTCAGGACATTGAAAAATAATTTTCAGGCACGCCGAAAGATTGTTTCGACGCTTGTCCGGGAGGCTTGCCTCTTCAGTCCTGAACAGCGGGTCGGCGATCTGGTCGAAGCATTTTGGAAGGCAGGTGTATTTCGGCTGAGGGCTTGCCTCATCGGCACCGTCGCCTATCAGACCTACGGCGCTGTTCTAGGTTACCGCTTGGGCGGGACCGCGATGCAGACGGGCGACATCGACCTTGCGCAGTTTCATTCCATTTCCGTTGCCGTTGAGGACTCCATTCCTCCGGTGCTCGACGTGCTGCAAGCCGTCGATGAGAGTTTCCATGCCGTGCCCGCTCTAAACGATAATCTGGGCGCGACCAGATTCGAGGGGAAGGGCGGATTGCGCGTCGAGTTTTTGACGCCTAACCGCGGCGGCGATGAGTTTGCGGGCAAACCTGCCAGGATGCCGTCTCTCGGTGGCGCTGCGGCGGAACCTCTGCGTTTCCTGGATTTTCTCATCCACGAACCCGTGCGCACGGTCATGCTGCACAAGGGCGGGATACCGGTCCTTGTGCCGGACCCCTGCCGCTATGCAGTTCACAAGCTGATCGTCAGCGCACGGCGCAAACCCGGCAGCGGTAAGGAACTCAAGGATCTTGGCCAGGCCGATGAATTGGTGAAGGCGCTCACTGAAACGGGCCGGCGCGATGATCTATTCGCAGCTTTTGAGGAGGCTCTCGCCCGAGGGCATGCCTGGCGCGAAGCTATTGAAACCTCCCTGACAAGGATGAAGGCGGTCAACCTGTCCATCACGCCGGAAATCTTTGGGGCCACGTGA
- a CDS encoding MerR family transcriptional regulator — MLSIGDMARRSGVKVPTIRYYEQMGLLDAAERSEGNQRRYEKAELDRLVFIKHARDLGLTIDAIRDLLDLSGHPDKPCAKADSIASERLAQVRDKIARLRRLEAELERIVSGCEGSSVRDCYVIGALAHHEWCEGEH, encoded by the coding sequence ATGCTTTCGATCGGCGACATGGCGAGGCGATCCGGGGTGAAGGTCCCGACCATCCGCTACTATGAGCAGATGGGTCTGCTCGACGCGGCAGAACGTTCCGAAGGCAACCAGCGGCGCTACGAGAAGGCCGAACTCGATCGTCTGGTCTTCATCAAGCACGCACGCGACCTCGGATTGACGATCGACGCGATCCGCGATCTGCTCGACCTCAGCGGGCATCCGGACAAACCCTGTGCGAAGGCCGACAGCATCGCCTCCGAACGGCTAGCCCAGGTGCGCGACAAGATCGCACGGCTGCGGCGGCTGGAAGCCGAACTGGAGCGAATCGTGTCCGGTTGCGAAGGGTCTTCGGTGCGCGACTGCTACGTCATCGGCGCGCTCGCTCATCATGAATGGTGCGAGGGTGAGCATTGA